Proteins co-encoded in one Phycodurus eques isolate BA_2022a chromosome 14, UOR_Pequ_1.1, whole genome shotgun sequence genomic window:
- the LOC133413081 gene encoding cell cycle control protein 50A-like — protein MMASSYNAKEEDGHHSGPSSHGGAGAVKSKKPDNTAFKQQRLPAWQPILTAGTVLPAFFVIGLIFIPIGIGLYVTSNNIKEFEIDYTGVDVSSPCFSCAKNYSWNSTASCLCSMSFTLEQPFESNVFMYYGLSNFYQNHRRYVKSRDDSQLNGDRSALTTPSKECEPYRTSEGQPIAPCGAIANSLFNDTLVLYHIDSNGNKIQIPLVKKGIAWWTDKHVKFRNPGGNDNLTIAFQGTNKPVNWRKPVFELDPDDNENNGFINEDFIVWMRTAALPTFRKLYRIIQKKSSSTPTLASGRYVLDITYNYPVLSFDGRKRMILSTISWMGGKNPFLGIAYITVGSICFFLGVVLLIIHHKYDSRNSSADIPN, from the exons ATGATGGCGTCGAGCTACAACGCTAAGGAAGAGGATGGCCACCACTCAGGCCCTTCGAGTCACGGCGGCGCAGGGGCCGTGAAAAGCAAGAAGCCGGACAACACAGCATTCAAACAACAGAGACTACCTGCTTGGCAGCCCATCCTGACGGCTGGAACCGTGCTCCCTGCTTTCTTTGTCATCGGTCTCATCTTCATCCCCATTGGCATCGGCCTATATGTTACGTCAAACAACATTAAGGAGTTCGAG attgaTTACACCGGTGTGGATGTGTCAAGCCCATGCTTCAGCTGTGCCAAAAACTACAGCTGGAACAGCACAGCGTCCTGTTTGTGCTCTATGTCTTTCACTTTGGAGCAACCTTTCGAG AGCAACGTCTTCATGTACTACGGCTTATCTAACTTCTATCAGAACCACAGACGCTATGTGAAATCCAGGGATGACAGCCAGCTGAATGGGGACCGTTCTGCTTTGACG ACTCCAAGCAAGGAATGTGAGCCTTATCGTACTAGCGAAGGCCAACCCATTGCTCCTTGTGGGGCCATAGCTAACAGCCTCTTCAATG ACACTCTAGTGCTCTATCATATCGACTCCAACGGCAACAAAATCCAAATCCCTCTGGTAAAGAAAGGCATTGCTTGGTGGACAGACAAGCATGTGAAGTTTAGGAATCCTGGTGGAAATGACAACCTTACCATCGCTTTTCAAG GTACTAACAAGCCGGTGAACTGGAGAAAGCCGGTATTTGAGCTGGACCCAGACGACAATGAAAACAACGGCTTCATCAACGAGGACTTCATTGTGTGGATGCGCACGGCTGCCTTACCCACTTTCCGCAAGCTCTACAGGATCATCCAGAAAAAGTCGAGCTCAACCCCAACACTAGCTAGTGGCAGATACGTCTTGGATATCACCTACA ATTACCCTGTCCTGAGTTTTGATGGCCGCAAGCGAATGATCTTGAGCACCATCTCCTGGATGGGAGGGAAGAACCCTTTCCTGGGCATCGCCTACATCACCGTGGGCTCCATTTGCTTCTTCCTGGGCGTGGTTCTGCTAATCATCCACCACAAATACGACTCCCGCAACAGCAGCGCAGATATTCCTAACTAG